The following proteins are encoded in a genomic region of Paenibacillus sp. FSL H3-0469:
- a CDS encoding CoA-binding protein, translating into MSFENPSREEIGEILAAAGNIAVVGLSDKTDRTSYMVAGAMQSRGYRIIPVNPSVDGEIMGEKCYHTLAEIPEPVDIVNVFRRSEYCAAVAQEAADIGARVLWLQQGIISQEAADIAAANHMIAIMDRCIKVEEAITMKGRSRG; encoded by the coding sequence ATGAGCTTTGAGAACCCTAGCAGGGAAGAGATCGGCGAGATACTGGCTGCGGCAGGCAATATCGCTGTTGTTGGCCTATCCGACAAAACAGACCGCACCTCATATATGGTTGCAGGGGCTATGCAGAGCCGGGGTTACCGGATCATTCCGGTCAACCCGTCTGTGGACGGGGAGATCATGGGCGAGAAATGCTACCATACGCTGGCGGAGATTCCGGAGCCGGTGGATATTGTGAATGTGTTCCGCCGCAGTGAATACTGCGCGGCTGTTGCGCAGGAGGCTGCTGATATCGGCGCACGTGTGCTTTGGCTGCAGCAAGGGATCATTAGTCAAGAGGCGGCGGACATTGCCGCTGCCAATCATATGATCGCGATCATGGACCGCTGCATTAAGGTGGAGGAAGCGATTACGATGAAGGGCCGGAGCCGGGGATAA